In a single window of the Cucumis melo cultivar AY chromosome 11, USDA_Cmelo_AY_1.0, whole genome shotgun sequence genome:
- the LOC103499087 gene encoding aspartic proteinase CDR1-like — MAPNVSLVIVFLICTAVVSVTTGHEDGFTVELIHRDSRKSPMYNPSENHYLRVANTLRRSISRNTAGVVTNTVEAPIFNNRGEYLMKLSLGTPPFPIIAVADTGSDIIWTQCEPCIDCYKQDAPMFNPSKSTTYSKVSCSSPICSFTGDDRRSCSSTSECMYSISYGDNSHSEGDFALDTLSMDSTSGRLVAFPRTAIGCGHDNSGTFDANVSGIVGLGLGPASLVKQMGSAVAGKFSYCLTPIGSDDVKSNKLNFGSNANVSGSGAVSTPIYISDKFKSFYSLKLKAVSVGRKNIFYVRARSSILGEANIIIDSGTTLTLLPADVYQNFAETISNSINLQRTDDPNRFLNYCFATTTDDYKMPHIAMHFEGANVRLHRENVLVRVSDEVVCLAFASSQDNDISIYGNIAQINFLVGYDINNMSISFKRANCVAM, encoded by the exons ATGGCACCTAATGTCtctcttgttattgttttcTTGATATGCACCGCCGTGGTCTCCGTCACCACAGGCCATGAAGATGGCTTCACCGTCGAACTCATCCACCGTGACTCCCGCAAGTCCCCTATGTACAACCCATCGGAGAATCACTACCTCCGTGTCGCCAACACCCTCCGTCGCTCCATTAGTCGTAACACGGCGGGGGTGGTGACAAACACAGTGGAGGCTCCTATTTTCAACAACAGAGGTGAATACCTCATGAAATTATCCCTCGGAACGCCACCGTTTCCGATTATAGCTGTTGCTGACACAGGAAGCGACATCATTTGGACCCAGTGCGAGCCATGCATAGATTGCTACAAGCAAGACGCGCCGATGTTTAACCCGAGTAAATCGACGACTTACAGTAAAGTGTCGTGTTCCTCGCCTATTTGCTCGTTTACCGGCGATGATCGTCGTTCATGTTCCTCTACGTCTGAGTGTATGTACTCGATTTCTTACGGCGATAACTCCCACAGCGAAGGAGATTTTGCTCTTGATACCCTTTCTATGGACTCCACCTCTGGTCGCCTCGTTGCATTTCCTCGTACTGCGATTGGTTGTGGCCACGACAACTCTGGCACTTTTGATGCTAACGTTTCTGGCATTGTTGGACTCGGGCTAGGTCCGGCTTCACTTGTCAAACAAATGGGATCGGCTGTTGCTGGAAAATTCTCTTACTGTTTAACTCCGATTGGAAGCGATGATGTTAAATCCAACAAACTTAACTTTGGCTCAAATGCCAATGTTTCTGGCTCTGGAGCTGTTTCAACCCCTATTTATATCAGTG ATAAATTCAAAAGTTTCTACTCGCTCAAGTTAAAAGCTGTGAGCGTAGGACGGAAGAATATATTTTATGTTAGAGCTCGTTCTTCAATATTAGGCGAAGCAAATATCATCATCGACTCTGGCACGACGCTTACATTACTTCCAGCTGATGTATACCAGAACTTTGCCGAAACAATTTCCAACTCAATAAACCTCCAGCGCACGGATGACCCGAATCGTTTCTTGAATTACTGCTTCGCAACCACCACAGACGACTACAAAATGCCACACATCGCGATGCACTTTGAAGGCGCCAATGTGCGCCTTCATCGAGAAAATGTGCTCGTTAGGGTGTCGGACGAAGTTGTTTGTTTGGCCTTCGCCAGTTCCCAGGACAACGATATTTCGATCTACGGAAACATTGCACAGATCAACTTCTTGGTTGGTTACGATATTAACAACATGTCTATCTCTTTCAAGCGGGCGAACTGCGTTGCCATGTGA